One genomic segment of Natrononativus amylolyticus includes these proteins:
- a CDS encoding Cdc6/Cdc18 family protein, translating to MDLHERIDRRRSARRDRSIVADRDHLNPAVHPSEPVSRGPVLEQLLDELEPVFDGDLPPDVAVVGPPGSGTSAVVTALFSALTDRLAARGRPIGTTTRTGDAESSTWLVYVDARRATSAFGFYRAVLAAISAETVPSSGVGTDDLRNRLRGMLEGDDRRAVVALDHHDEPATPSVDRARELLKPVDDRTSLVAVGQQRPDGWTDAAVSVPSYRSHELVDVITERASAGLAPGALEHDRLRDLAAWADGNAHDALAALFAAAVLAARAGRDRIEGEHLERAKTDVPPDSVHVDRALALSSTRQRVLLELLAGDVGTHSIQEIAETIAADSSLTAGTVTRILYELADLEVLVRTPLSTGEDGGRSSTVEPRFPSIAFRSLASKHDNRRT from the coding sequence ATGGACCTTCACGAGCGCATCGACCGGCGACGCTCGGCCCGCCGCGATCGATCGATCGTCGCCGACCGCGACCATCTGAATCCGGCCGTCCATCCGTCCGAACCCGTCAGCCGCGGTCCCGTTCTCGAACAGCTCCTCGACGAACTCGAGCCCGTTTTCGACGGTGATCTCCCGCCGGACGTCGCGGTCGTCGGGCCGCCGGGATCGGGAACCTCCGCGGTCGTTACTGCGCTGTTTTCCGCGCTCACCGACCGCCTCGCCGCTCGAGGTCGGCCGATCGGGACCACGACTCGAACCGGAGACGCCGAGTCGTCGACGTGGCTCGTCTACGTCGACGCGAGACGCGCAACCAGCGCGTTCGGGTTCTACCGCGCGGTTCTCGCCGCAATCTCGGCGGAGACCGTCCCCTCGAGCGGCGTCGGAACCGACGACCTCCGAAACCGGTTGCGAGGGATGCTCGAGGGGGACGACCGGCGGGCAGTGGTCGCGCTCGACCACCACGACGAACCGGCGACACCCTCGGTCGACCGCGCCCGCGAACTCCTGAAACCGGTCGACGACCGCACCTCGCTCGTCGCCGTCGGCCAGCAACGGCCCGACGGATGGACGGACGCCGCGGTTTCGGTTCCCTCCTACCGCAGCCACGAACTCGTCGACGTGATCACCGAGCGAGCGTCGGCGGGGCTGGCGCCGGGCGCGCTCGAGCACGATCGGCTTCGCGACCTGGCCGCGTGGGCCGACGGAAACGCCCACGACGCGCTCGCTGCGCTGTTCGCCGCCGCCGTCCTCGCCGCCCGCGCCGGTCGCGATCGGATCGAGGGCGAACACCTCGAGCGCGCGAAGACGGACGTCCCGCCCGACAGCGTTCACGTCGACCGCGCGCTCGCACTGTCTTCTACCCGCCAGCGCGTTCTTCTCGAGCTGTTGGCTGGAGACGTCGGAACCCACTCGATTCAGGAGATCGCGGAGACGATCGCCGCCGACTCGTCGCTGACCGCCGGCACCGTCACCCGAATTCTCTACGAACTCGCGGACCTCGAGGTGCTGGTGCGTACGCCGCTTTCGACCGGCGAGGACGGGGGTCGCTCGAGTACCGTCGAGCCTCGGTTTCCATCGATCGCATTCCGCTCACTCGCTTCGAAACACGACAATCGTCGAACCTGA
- the aglG gene encoding glucosyl-dolichyl phosphate glucuronosyltransferase codes for MKVSVVICTYAMERYDVFSECVESVLAQTYEPLEVVVVVDGNDAVFDRVCEEFGDREGVVLHCNDENQGISSSRTRGAKIATGDVVAFIDDDAVAEPDWIAELARVYDETDAIAVGGHAKPDWVTEKPDFFPAEFYWLVGCDERGMGEHMEELRNTYGSNISFYREVFLSVGGYDENTGRKGDRHIQAHEAPVCIRMANRYGKGVIYNTDAVVNHRLFDYRGDFRWLVFRSFWQGYSKRIMDLLLPEAAGDKNDYLKRLMLEFVPIRVRDLVRAPSMPELKQLVAIFVFTGAVGFGYLYGLTQPRRELIGDDA; via the coding sequence ATGAAGGTCTCCGTCGTCATCTGTACGTACGCGATGGAGCGCTACGACGTGTTCTCGGAGTGCGTCGAGAGCGTCCTCGCCCAGACGTACGAGCCGCTCGAGGTCGTCGTCGTCGTCGACGGTAACGACGCCGTCTTCGACCGGGTCTGCGAGGAGTTCGGCGACCGCGAGGGCGTCGTCCTCCACTGCAACGACGAGAACCAGGGCATCTCCTCCAGTCGAACGCGGGGAGCGAAGATCGCCACCGGCGACGTCGTCGCCTTCATCGACGACGACGCGGTCGCCGAGCCCGACTGGATCGCGGAGCTCGCGCGCGTGTACGACGAAACCGACGCGATCGCCGTCGGCGGCCACGCGAAACCGGACTGGGTCACCGAGAAACCCGACTTCTTCCCCGCGGAGTTCTACTGGCTCGTGGGCTGTGACGAGCGAGGGATGGGCGAGCACATGGAGGAACTGCGGAACACCTACGGTTCGAACATCTCCTTCTACCGGGAGGTCTTCCTCTCCGTCGGCGGCTACGACGAAAACACGGGCCGCAAGGGCGACCGGCACATCCAGGCCCACGAGGCGCCGGTCTGCATCCGGATGGCGAACAGGTACGGCAAGGGCGTGATCTACAACACCGACGCGGTCGTCAACCACAGGCTGTTCGACTACCGCGGGGACTTCCGCTGGCTCGTCTTCCGCTCGTTCTGGCAGGGCTACTCCAAACGGATCATGGACCTCCTGCTGCCGGAGGCCGCTGGCGACAAGAACGACTACCTGAAACGGCTCATGCTCGAGTTCGTCCCGATACGGGTTCGCGACCTCGTGCGCGCGCCCTCAATGCCCGAGCTCAAGCAGCTCGTGGCGATCTTCGTCTTCACCGGCGCGGTCGGCTTCGGCTACCTGTACGGTCTGACGCAACCCCGCCGGGAGCTGATCGGAGACGACGCGTGA
- a CDS encoding DUF7503 family protein: MIGVLFTLVLLLGQASSVAATASSTNPGP, translated from the coding sequence ATGATCGGCGTACTATTTACACTAGTCTTATTGCTAGGACAGGCTAGTTCAGTAGCAGCGACTGCCTCTTCAACAAACCCTGGTCCATAG
- a CDS encoding oligosaccharyl transferase, archaeosortase A system-associated produces MSTDTEHVDEAAETSVLDTWEEWYHIPIIGIVMLFMIWVRTQSYDRFVTDDGTPALAAVDSWYHWRTVQWTAENYPWTMPFDVWTGFPTGRYVGQFGTLFDQLIVTAAMVVGLGDPSTETLYTVSLLAVPVMAALVAIPVFYMGRRLGGTIGGLLSVVLLALAPGTFLYRTTAGQLQHHVAEVLFMALAVLAMMVALRVAEREKPIYELVVDGDWAALRTPAIYSALAGVALSLYIWVWPPGVVLIGIFAVFFTVQLCLDYVRGISPDHVAFVGAVSLGVTAIVTALLIEEWSTSTTSFGYLQPISAALVAAGCLFMAWLARQWNRRSIDPIYYPAAIGGLLFVAFGAMALALPDLFGTLSDNLVRRLIPIGATETDMTISEAQPPEDFNSHVFSEFGMAFYTMLAGLALLALGPLLGRTYRAEHTLILVWSLFLISMAATQVRFAYYLVLAVAVVNAVFVSDVIRLFNLDLEGGVRSIREIETYQVITLLLVVMLLFAPLLPPVAAGTAWDRGAAAFPSDDGQTWEESNHWLQENTPAPGDWGGADNASDLEYYGTYDYPEDGNYEYPVGAYGVMSWWDYGHLITVQGERIPHSNPFQQNARSSSAFLTAQSEERGELIMDGIAADVSVSNASDEEIERQLEGNDSHEELRYVMIDHKMAGGKFGAISTWTGPGYGAYLEQNQYQINGEEETLHGPGEAYYDTMLASLYLEDADGLEHYRLVHEADDYAVVGGMLGNDGPVPRNSFALDDGWNENTEQIRDNLAQSREDGAVDQSLGGAIWDGHLASSVKTFERVEGATLTGTVDDSALDEEATVYAEIELETAPGRTFTYTQEADVEDGAFELTVPYATNDELGTDDGYTDSSVEALEEYEIVIATGDGDDLERQYAGTASVPETAVVDGDSIDVTLEEATD; encoded by the coding sequence ATGAGCACTGACACCGAACACGTCGACGAGGCTGCCGAGACCTCCGTCCTCGACACGTGGGAGGAGTGGTATCACATCCCAATTATCGGGATCGTGATGCTGTTTATGATCTGGGTCCGCACCCAGTCGTACGACCGGTTCGTCACCGACGACGGAACGCCCGCCCTCGCCGCCGTCGACTCCTGGTACCACTGGCGAACCGTCCAGTGGACGGCGGAGAACTACCCGTGGACGATGCCGTTCGACGTCTGGACCGGCTTTCCGACCGGGCGGTACGTCGGCCAGTTCGGCACCCTGTTTGATCAGCTGATCGTGACCGCGGCGATGGTCGTCGGACTCGGCGATCCGTCGACGGAAACGCTGTACACCGTCTCGTTGCTCGCCGTGCCGGTAATGGCCGCCCTCGTCGCGATTCCGGTGTTCTACATGGGCCGCAGACTGGGCGGAACGATCGGCGGCCTCCTCTCGGTCGTACTCCTCGCGCTCGCGCCGGGAACGTTTCTCTACCGGACGACCGCGGGCCAGCTCCAGCACCACGTCGCGGAGGTGCTGTTCATGGCGCTCGCCGTCCTCGCGATGATGGTCGCCCTTCGCGTCGCCGAGCGGGAGAAACCAATCTACGAACTGGTCGTCGACGGGGACTGGGCCGCGCTGCGGACGCCCGCGATCTACAGCGCTCTCGCCGGAGTCGCGCTCTCGCTGTACATCTGGGTGTGGCCCCCCGGCGTCGTCCTCATCGGAATCTTCGCCGTCTTCTTTACCGTCCAGCTCTGTCTCGACTACGTTCGCGGGATCTCACCCGACCACGTCGCCTTCGTCGGGGCGGTCAGTCTCGGCGTCACGGCGATCGTCACCGCGCTCCTGATCGAGGAGTGGTCGACGAGCACGACGAGTTTCGGCTACCTCCAGCCGATCTCGGCGGCCCTCGTCGCCGCGGGCTGTCTGTTCATGGCGTGGCTCGCCCGACAGTGGAACCGCCGGTCGATCGACCCGATCTACTACCCCGCCGCGATCGGCGGACTCCTGTTCGTCGCCTTCGGGGCGATGGCGCTGGCCCTCCCCGATCTCTTCGGAACGCTCTCGGACAACCTGGTTCGCCGGCTCATCCCCATCGGCGCCACGGAGACGGACATGACCATCTCGGAGGCCCAGCCGCCCGAGGACTTCAACAGCCACGTCTTCTCCGAGTTCGGGATGGCGTTCTACACGATGCTCGCGGGGCTCGCGTTGCTCGCACTCGGCCCGCTTCTCGGACGGACGTACCGCGCCGAGCACACGCTGATCCTCGTCTGGTCGCTGTTCCTGATCAGCATGGCCGCGACGCAGGTCCGCTTCGCGTACTATCTCGTCCTCGCCGTCGCGGTCGTCAACGCCGTCTTCGTCTCCGACGTGATCCGGCTGTTCAACCTCGACCTCGAGGGCGGCGTCCGCTCGATCCGCGAGATCGAGACCTACCAGGTGATCACCCTGTTGCTGGTCGTGATGTTGCTGTTCGCGCCGCTGCTGCCGCCCGTTGCGGCCGGCACCGCATGGGACCGCGGCGCCGCGGCGTTCCCAAGCGACGACGGCCAGACCTGGGAGGAGTCGAACCACTGGCTTCAGGAGAACACGCCCGCACCCGGGGACTGGGGCGGCGCCGACAACGCGAGCGACCTCGAGTACTACGGCACGTACGACTACCCCGAGGACGGCAACTACGAGTACCCGGTCGGCGCCTACGGCGTGATGTCGTGGTGGGACTACGGCCACCTGATAACGGTCCAGGGCGAGCGGATCCCCCACTCGAACCCGTTCCAGCAGAACGCACGCTCCTCGTCGGCGTTCCTGACCGCCCAGTCCGAAGAGCGGGGCGAGCTCATCATGGACGGCATCGCAGCCGACGTCTCCGTCTCGAACGCGAGCGACGAGGAGATCGAACGCCAGCTCGAGGGGAACGACTCCCACGAGGAGTTGCGGTACGTGATGATCGATCACAAGATGGCGGGCGGCAAGTTCGGGGCGATCTCGACGTGGACCGGCCCCGGCTACGGCGCCTACCTCGAACAGAACCAGTACCAGATCAACGGAGAGGAAGAGACCCTTCACGGACCCGGCGAGGCGTACTACGATACGATGCTCGCGAGCCTCTACCTCGAGGACGCGGACGGGCTCGAGCACTACCGACTGGTCCACGAGGCCGACGACTACGCCGTCGTCGGCGGAATGCTCGGCAACGACGGGCCGGTCCCGCGCAACTCGTTCGCGCTCGACGACGGCTGGAACGAGAACACCGAGCAGATCCGGGACAATCTCGCCCAGTCGCGCGAAGACGGCGCGGTCGACCAGTCCCTCGGCGGCGCGATCTGGGACGGCCACCTCGCCTCGTCGGTCAAGACGTTCGAACGCGTCGAAGGAGCGACCCTCACCGGCACGGTCGATGACAGCGCGCTCGACGAGGAGGCGACCGTGTACGCAGAGATCGAACTCGAGACGGCCCCCGGTCGGACGTTCACCTACACGCAGGAAGCCGACGTCGAAGACGGCGCGTTCGAACTGACGGTCCCGTACGCGACGAACGACGAACTCGGAACGGACGACGGCTACACCGACAGCAGCGTCGAGGCCCTCGAAGAGTACGAGATCGTCATCGCAACCGGCGACGGTGACGACCTCGAGCGACAGTACGCCGGGACCGCGTCCGTCCCTGAAACCGCCGTCGTCGACGGCGACAGCATCGACGTGACGCTCGAGGAAGCGACGGACTGA
- a CDS encoding glycosyltransferase → MTLVVSPDERLRVLQLVTAREVFFDQQIDTLERKGVETTVLVVPGADQIDGAMGRGRGPREYLRFVPQVRRELRRGEYDLIHANYGLTAPYAITQRRLPVVLTLWGSDVVGFDGLVTKACAWRCDAITVRSEEMRELLGRDAEILPSGIDLERFEPMDRREACEAVGWDPRATNVLFPYAPDYERKNYPLAERVVARASDRLDDEIELRTISGVRHDRVATYMNAADALLLTSRHEGSPNTVKEAMACNLPVVSTAVGDVRTRLERVEPSGVGTSEDELVDHLVRVLEVGERSNGREVVREVSWERIGDRLLEIYASVL, encoded by the coding sequence GTGACGCTCGTCGTCTCCCCCGACGAGCGCCTTCGCGTCCTCCAGCTCGTGACCGCTCGAGAGGTCTTCTTCGACCAGCAGATCGACACGCTCGAGCGAAAGGGCGTCGAGACGACGGTGCTCGTCGTCCCCGGTGCCGACCAGATCGACGGCGCGATGGGCCGCGGTCGCGGGCCGAGGGAGTACCTCCGGTTCGTCCCGCAGGTCCGCCGCGAGCTTCGCCGCGGCGAGTACGATCTGATCCACGCGAACTACGGCCTCACGGCTCCCTACGCGATCACGCAGCGTCGGCTCCCCGTCGTCCTCACGCTGTGGGGGTCCGACGTCGTCGGCTTCGACGGACTCGTGACGAAGGCGTGCGCCTGGCGCTGTGACGCGATCACGGTTCGCAGCGAGGAGATGCGCGAACTGCTCGGCCGCGATGCGGAGATCCTGCCGAGCGGGATCGACCTCGAGCGGTTCGAACCGATGGATCGCCGGGAGGCCTGCGAGGCCGTCGGCTGGGACCCGCGGGCGACGAACGTGCTGTTCCCGTACGCGCCCGACTACGAGCGAAAGAACTACCCGCTGGCCGAGCGCGTCGTCGCGCGGGCGAGCGATCGGCTCGACGACGAGATCGAACTCCGGACCATCTCGGGCGTGCGCCACGACCGGGTGGCGACGTACATGAACGCCGCCGACGCGCTGTTGCTCACCTCGAGACACGAGGGGTCGCCGAACACGGTCAAGGAGGCGATGGCCTGCAACCTGCCGGTCGTCTCGACGGCCGTCGGGGACGTCCGGACCCGCCTCGAGCGCGTCGAGCCGTCGGGCGTGGGGACGTCCGAGGACGAACTGGTCGACCACCTCGTTCGCGTCCTCGAGGTCGGCGAGCGGTCGAACGGCCGCGAGGTCGTCCGGGAGGTGAGCTGGGAGCGAATCGGGGATCGGCTACTCGAGATCTACGCGAGCGTGCTGTAA
- a CDS encoding lipopolysaccharide biosynthesis protein, giving the protein MRIGQTSFLQFVAEIAASAIGFVATIYFARILGPEILGYYAVALAVVTGLGIGGNIGLSSAITKRMSEGEEPNAYFWAGASIILSLFLVLAIGVLAFHEQVNAYIGADVHWLIVFMLLASLCYSLFNAALKGRHLVHVYAVLKPLKIGGRAVVQIALVLAGLELTGMLIGYSTGWVMAAAVAVVVLTPRFERPSRRHYAKLLEFAKYSWLGRVQGKTFSEADILILGALVSSALVGIYSIAWALCSFFLIFAHAISTAMFPEISKQSARGESGRIARLTTDALAFAGFVLIPGAVGGILVGDRVLAVYGAEFVEGQAVLPILLFGSLLYAYLDQLLNTLNGIDRPDVAFRVNGLFIGTNVVANVALVYAFGWVGAAVGTALSAAVGLVAAFWLIRRRLAFELPVAEIGRQWAAALLMAAAVYPATLLAGPPAETLPAAIVTVVIVGIGAAVYTVALLAMSARFRTVVRENVPVDLPRVAGR; this is encoded by the coding sequence ATGAGAATCGGGCAGACATCCTTCCTCCAGTTCGTCGCCGAAATTGCCGCCTCCGCAATCGGTTTCGTCGCGACGATCTACTTCGCCCGCATCCTCGGGCCCGAGATTCTCGGTTACTACGCCGTCGCGCTCGCGGTCGTGACCGGCCTCGGCATCGGCGGCAACATCGGGCTCTCGAGCGCGATCACGAAGCGGATGAGCGAGGGTGAGGAGCCGAACGCGTACTTCTGGGCCGGAGCCAGCATCATCCTCTCGCTGTTTCTCGTCCTCGCGATCGGCGTGCTCGCGTTCCACGAGCAGGTGAACGCCTATATCGGCGCCGACGTTCACTGGCTCATCGTCTTCATGCTGCTCGCGAGCCTGTGTTACTCGCTGTTCAATGCCGCGCTGAAGGGCCGACACCTCGTCCACGTCTACGCCGTCCTGAAACCGCTGAAGATCGGCGGCCGGGCCGTCGTCCAGATCGCGCTCGTCCTCGCCGGCCTCGAGCTCACCGGGATGCTGATCGGCTACTCGACCGGCTGGGTGATGGCCGCGGCGGTCGCGGTCGTCGTACTCACCCCCCGGTTCGAACGCCCCTCGCGGCGTCACTACGCGAAGCTGCTCGAGTTCGCGAAGTACTCCTGGCTCGGCCGCGTCCAGGGGAAGACGTTCAGCGAGGCCGACATCCTGATTCTGGGGGCGCTCGTCTCGAGCGCGCTCGTCGGGATCTACTCGATCGCGTGGGCGCTGTGTTCGTTCTTCCTGATCTTCGCTCACGCGATCAGCACGGCCATGTTCCCCGAGATCAGCAAACAGAGCGCGCGGGGGGAGTCCGGTCGGATCGCCAGGCTGACGACGGACGCGCTCGCCTTTGCGGGGTTCGTCCTGATCCCCGGCGCCGTCGGCGGGATACTCGTCGGCGACAGAGTCCTCGCCGTCTACGGAGCGGAGTTCGTCGAGGGGCAGGCCGTCCTCCCGATCCTCCTGTTCGGCTCGCTGCTGTACGCCTACCTCGACCAGCTCCTGAACACCCTGAACGGGATCGACCGTCCGGACGTCGCGTTTCGCGTCAACGGGCTGTTCATCGGGACGAACGTGGTCGCCAACGTCGCGCTCGTCTACGCGTTCGGCTGGGTCGGCGCGGCGGTCGGGACCGCGCTCTCGGCCGCCGTCGGCCTGGTAGCCGCGTTCTGGTTGATACGCCGGCGCCTCGCGTTCGAACTCCCGGTCGCCGAGATCGGCCGCCAGTGGGCGGCGGCGCTCCTCATGGCCGCGGCGGTCTACCCGGCGACGCTCCTCGCGGGCCCGCCCGCCGAGACGCTGCCCGCGGCGATCGTCACGGTCGTCATCGTCGGGATCGGCGCGGCCGTCTACACGGTCGCCCTGCTCGCGATGTCGGCGCGATTTCGGACCGTCGTCAGAGAGAATGTCCCCGTCGACCTCCCGCGCGTCGCCGGCCGCTAA